The Leucobacter viscericola genome includes a window with the following:
- a CDS encoding ABC transporter permease, producing MSNSVPPSTTAIATSAHAEEHTRDTSAIRYLFSKLGGAAISLGMVIVLGFFAFKILPGDPVASIAKQRSMSPEQMDMLREQFGLNKPLWQQFIDYLVNVFTLNFGESYVYKTSVSSLIAQYFWPTILLTGTAAILAIVLGLWLGQKAAWKHGSRFDKFVSSSSLVLWSVPTFWLGLILLMVFGGTLHWFPTGGMRSPNPPTDFLGASIDIASHMVLPVITMVAVVYAQYLMVMRSSLVEEMSADYLTTARAKGLRDVQVRRRHAVPNAMLPTVTLIFMHLGGLIAGAVTVETVFSWPGLGKLTFEAITGPDLPLLQGTFVVFSTIIIAMNFIADLIYRQLDPRVRRA from the coding sequence ATGTCAAACTCAGTGCCGCCCTCCACAACGGCCATAGCCACCAGCGCTCACGCAGAAGAGCACACCCGCGACACATCTGCGATCCGCTACCTGTTTTCGAAGCTGGGCGGAGCAGCAATCAGCCTGGGAATGGTTATCGTCCTCGGGTTCTTCGCGTTCAAAATCTTGCCGGGTGATCCCGTCGCGTCGATCGCAAAACAGCGTTCGATGTCACCGGAACAGATGGACATGCTGCGCGAGCAGTTTGGTCTGAACAAACCGCTCTGGCAGCAGTTCATCGACTACCTCGTCAACGTGTTCACTCTCAACTTTGGTGAGAGCTACGTCTACAAGACCTCGGTCTCGAGCCTCATTGCTCAATACTTCTGGCCAACGATTCTGCTCACCGGCACCGCCGCGATCCTCGCGATTGTACTTGGTCTCTGGCTTGGCCAGAAGGCCGCGTGGAAGCACGGCTCGCGCTTCGACAAGTTCGTCTCGTCAAGCTCACTCGTGCTGTGGTCGGTTCCGACGTTCTGGCTCGGTCTGATCCTGCTCATGGTGTTTGGTGGCACCCTGCACTGGTTCCCAACCGGCGGCATGCGATCCCCAAACCCGCCAACCGACTTTTTGGGTGCGAGCATCGACATCGCATCGCACATGGTGCTGCCGGTCATCACGATGGTCGCGGTGGTTTACGCGCAGTACCTGATGGTGATGCGCAGCTCGCTCGTGGAAGAGATGAGCGCCGACTACCTCACGACCGCACGCGCAAAGGGCCTGCGTGACGTGCAGGTTCGTCGCCGCCACGCGGTGCCCAACGCCATGCTGCCAACGGTGACCCTCATCTTCATGCATTTAGGTGGCCTCATTGCCGGGGCGGTGACCGTTGAGACCGTCTTCTCGTGGCCCGGCCTTGGCAAGCTCACGTTTGAGGCCATAACCGGCCCCGACCTGCCACTGCTGCAGGGCACCTTTGTTGTGTTCTCAACCATCATCATCGCCATGAATTTCATTGCTGATCTCATTTACCGTCAGCTTGACCCGAGAGTGAGGCGAGCATGA
- a CDS encoding ABC transporter permease encodes MTIIATKPEPSAPEGSPQQRSSRQRSPRQITWARRRDALLNFWRQFRHHRAGMIGLGFLVLVALIAILAPVIAPVQMLDVTKLVDQERFAPPSWEHLLGTDHQGRELWVRMVWGARVSLLVGLAATAMSMLIGTLVGIAAGHFTGFTGSVLMRGIDFFLVLPALILAIVLSSVLSRGVLTIIIAIGLTSWAGTARVVRSQTLTVESRDYIERSRALGAGHWHIIVKHLLPGVLPLVLANTTLTVGSAIIAESTLSFLGLGDPTVQSWGSILKNSMDVSAATSGYWWYVLTPGIAIVLVVLAFTLMGRAVENIVNPTLRSR; translated from the coding sequence ATGACCATCATCGCCACTAAACCAGAACCCTCCGCCCCCGAGGGGTCACCTCAGCAGCGCTCCTCGCGACAGCGCTCCCCACGGCAGATCACCTGGGCCAGGCGCCGAGATGCGCTCCTCAACTTCTGGCGGCAATTTCGGCACCACCGCGCCGGCATGATTGGCCTCGGCTTCCTTGTGCTCGTGGCGCTCATCGCCATTCTCGCACCAGTCATCGCACCCGTGCAGATGCTCGATGTCACGAAGCTTGTTGACCAGGAGCGCTTCGCTCCCCCGTCGTGGGAGCACCTGCTCGGCACCGACCACCAGGGGCGCGAGCTCTGGGTGCGCATGGTGTGGGGCGCTCGCGTCTCGCTGCTGGTTGGCCTCGCAGCTACCGCGATGTCAATGCTCATCGGCACACTCGTGGGCATCGCCGCCGGTCACTTCACCGGCTTCACTGGGAGCGTGCTGATGCGCGGCATCGACTTCTTCCTCGTGCTGCCCGCACTGATCCTCGCGATTGTGCTTTCTTCCGTGCTGAGCCGGGGTGTGCTCACCATCATCATCGCGATTGGCCTCACCTCGTGGGCGGGCACCGCGCGTGTGGTGCGCTCGCAGACCCTTACGGTCGAGTCCCGAGATTACATCGAGCGATCCCGGGCACTGGGCGCGGGCCACTGGCACATCATCGTGAAGCACCTCCTGCCCGGTGTGCTGCCGCTGGTTCTGGCAAACACGACGCTGACCGTGGGTTCCGCAATCATCGCAGAGTCAACGCTGTCATTCCTGGGACTCGGCGATCCCACCGTGCAGTCGTGGGGCTCGATCCTGAAAAACTCGATGGATGTCTCAGCTGCAACAAGCGGCTACTGGTGGTACGTGCTGACCCCCGGTATCGCCATTGTGCTGGTTGTGCTCGCGTTTACCCTCATGGGGCGCGCGGTCGAGAACATCGTCAACCCAACGCTGAGGAGCCGCTAA
- a CDS encoding LD-carboxypeptidase: MAGTDVFRNSEFVREDVHRWLFEPWGGREIIGPKTEILAPGVAEARFTGGNLSLLGAGIGALLTPEKAPGILFLEDISEEVYRLDNLLIQLERAGRLAAAEGIVLGSWYECGESDEIRDLMHEYLGDRGIPVLWEQGFGHDPEALTVPLNVDGRLDASGDSPRLTVAGGHA, encoded by the coding sequence ATGGCTGGCACGGATGTGTTTCGCAACTCTGAGTTTGTTCGCGAAGACGTGCACCGCTGGCTGTTCGAACCCTGGGGCGGCCGCGAAATCATCGGCCCAAAGACCGAGATTCTCGCGCCGGGTGTTGCGGAGGCTCGCTTCACCGGAGGCAATCTCAGTCTGCTCGGGGCAGGGATCGGCGCACTTCTCACACCGGAAAAGGCGCCCGGAATCCTGTTTCTGGAGGACATCAGCGAGGAGGTCTACAGACTCGACAACCTGCTGATTCAGCTGGAGCGCGCTGGGCGCCTCGCTGCGGCCGAGGGCATCGTGCTCGGCTCCTGGTACGAGTGCGGCGAGTCAGACGAGATCCGTGACCTCATGCACGAGTACCTGGGCGACCGAGGCATCCCGGTGTTGTGGGAGCAGGGGTTCGGTCACGATCCCGAGGCACTCACCGTTCCGTTGAACGTGGATGGCAGACTCGACGCGAGCGGCGATAGCCCGCGGCTCACCGTCGCAGGGGGCCACGCGTGA
- a CDS encoding serine hydrolase, with protein sequence MTPEMVLPPLDPRAKWSIRVVHGTSGDPLLEYEPDTQCETASIGKVFLLVEVARRIEAGTLSLDQRVAVPDEYGVADSGLLYLMRDKDLCVADMALLVGAFSDNLATNALIHLCGLETVRQVAPDLGYRDTALHDYLRDERTPELPWTPSYGTARELADVMRRLAAGDVVSAAVSARVLEWLGSNADTTLVADAFSVDSLAHLGPDYQGVQLRNKTGSTDFARVDIGFVSGPRGSVAYAVAANWKGLDTDLRVPVIDTMREIGEQIRFAVTGRAREDAAA encoded by the coding sequence GTGACTCCCGAGATGGTGCTGCCGCCCCTCGATCCTCGCGCAAAGTGGAGTATCCGAGTAGTGCACGGAACGAGTGGGGATCCGCTGCTCGAGTACGAACCGGACACGCAGTGCGAGACGGCGAGCATCGGCAAGGTGTTTCTGCTTGTCGAGGTCGCGCGGCGAATCGAAGCGGGAACGCTGAGCCTTGACCAGCGAGTCGCCGTACCTGACGAGTACGGGGTCGCAGACTCTGGACTGCTGTACCTGATGCGCGACAAAGACCTGTGTGTTGCTGACATGGCGCTGCTCGTTGGCGCGTTCAGTGACAACCTCGCGACAAACGCACTGATCCACCTGTGCGGTCTGGAGACCGTTCGTCAGGTGGCACCCGATCTCGGGTACCGCGACACCGCGCTGCACGACTACCTGCGCGACGAGCGCACACCCGAGTTGCCGTGGACACCCTCCTACGGAACCGCCCGCGAACTCGCCGATGTCATGCGACGGCTCGCGGCAGGAGACGTGGTCTCCGCAGCGGTGAGCGCCCGCGTACTCGAGTGGCTCGGCTCGAACGCCGACACCACCCTCGTCGCGGACGCGTTCTCCGTCGATTCCCTCGCGCACCTCGGCCCCGATTATCAGGGTGTGCAGCTTCGCAACAAAACCGGCAGCACCGACTTCGCACGGGTCGACATCGGCTTTGTTTCGGGGCCGCGCGGATCGGTCGCCTACGCGGTCGCCGCAAACTGGAAGGGCCTCGACACCGATCTGCGTGTGCCTGTGATTGACACCATGCGTGAGATTGGCGAGCAAATTCGCTTCGCGGTGACCGGTCGTGCTCGCGAGGATGCGGCCGCGTGA
- a CDS encoding serine hydrolase, with translation MSVDLFSDHETQWSVLALDIDSGEELLRVEPERVLNTASIGKVFLLHRLLTEADAGTRSLEERVTRRPVEWMDNSGLWYLLQADALSLYDVAALIGAVSDNAATNTLCRVIGLPVVQAHTRALGYAHSSLDDIVRWPHPVGSPTTLSRANASELVRFVARTVRGEDLSPTSSDTLQRWLGAGMDLSMVASAFGLDPLAHYEYDRDVWLWNKTGTISTVRADMGLVMSRDRRIAYAAIANWRSGSDARDGVLASMRDIGSLIRESL, from the coding sequence GTGAGCGTTGACCTGTTCTCCGACCACGAAACACAGTGGTCGGTGCTCGCCCTCGACATCGACTCGGGCGAGGAACTGCTTCGTGTCGAACCCGAGCGTGTGCTGAACACCGCCAGCATCGGCAAGGTCTTTCTGCTACACCGGCTGCTCACTGAGGCCGACGCAGGCACACGCTCCCTCGAAGAGCGTGTCACGCGGCGGCCCGTCGAGTGGATGGACAACTCGGGGCTCTGGTACCTGCTGCAGGCCGACGCCCTCTCGCTCTACGACGTTGCCGCGCTGATCGGCGCGGTCAGCGACAATGCCGCCACCAACACGCTCTGCCGGGTGATCGGATTGCCAGTAGTGCAGGCGCACACCCGCGCGCTGGGCTACGCGCACTCGTCGCTCGACGACATCGTGCGCTGGCCGCACCCGGTCGGCTCGCCGACCACACTCTCCCGCGCAAACGCGTCCGAGTTGGTGCGGTTTGTGGCTCGCACGGTGCGGGGTGAGGATCTCTCCCCCACCTCAAGCGATACGCTGCAGCGCTGGCTCGGCGCGGGCATGGATCTGTCGATGGTGGCCTCGGCGTTTGGGCTCGATCCGCTCGCCCACTACGAGTACGACCGCGACGTGTGGCTGTGGAACAAAACCGGCACCATCTCGACTGTGCGGGCCGATATGGGGCTCGTGATGTCGCGCGACCGCCGCATCGCCTACGCCGCTATCGCAAACTGGCGTTCGGGATCCGATGCCCGCGACGGGGTGCTCGCCTCGATGCGCGACATCGGATCCCTGATACGCGAGTCGCTCTAG
- a CDS encoding aminopeptidase C, translated as MSNGADTKRNRGILTPEQLRQWDEELASDPAARLAMNAVTRTAIDEVALDRERLLNVPLSMSHRLDNWEASDQKRSGRCWLFAALNLLRSDARKKLNVKNFEFSQNHAMYWDKIERANYFLEDMIGLAETAPDDRVTMFLLGNVLDDGGQWNMEVAVFEKHGVVPKALMPETESSSNTSRMNDSLRTLLRKGARLLREAVAAGQTEAEVTALKQSILRDAHRVLTIHLGVPPQNFEWRWNDDDTFHEGGNFTPQSFLAEFTDITLSDYVCLIDDPRAEHPKGRGYTVAHLGNVVGGDPVLYLNTDTDTMKRLAAETIVAGEPVWFGCDVDPQMESKQGVWSANLIDYSAVYGVDLATTKEDRVRYGDSAMTHAMLFTGVDLVDSTPRRWRVENSWGIEKFDKGFCTMDDSWFDEYVFEVVVHKDRLPAELREALTATPTALDPWDPMGALA; from the coding sequence ATGAGTAATGGTGCTGATACGAAACGTAATAGAGGAATCTTGACCCCCGAGCAGCTGCGGCAGTGGGACGAGGAGCTTGCGTCGGATCCCGCCGCGCGTCTGGCAATGAACGCCGTGACGCGCACCGCGATCGACGAGGTGGCGCTCGACCGCGAGCGTTTGCTGAACGTGCCGCTCAGCATGTCACACCGCCTCGACAATTGGGAGGCGTCAGACCAGAAGCGTTCTGGGCGCTGCTGGCTGTTCGCTGCGCTCAACCTGCTGCGCTCCGACGCCCGCAAGAAGCTCAACGTGAAGAACTTCGAGTTCAGCCAGAACCACGCGATGTACTGGGACAAGATCGAACGGGCGAACTACTTTCTCGAAGACATGATTGGCCTGGCCGAAACTGCGCCCGATGATCGTGTCACCATGTTTTTGCTCGGCAACGTGCTCGACGACGGTGGCCAGTGGAACATGGAGGTTGCCGTCTTCGAGAAGCACGGTGTTGTGCCGAAGGCGCTGATGCCCGAGACTGAGTCCTCCTCGAACACCTCCCGCATGAACGACTCGCTGCGCACGCTGCTGCGTAAAGGCGCCCGCCTGCTGCGCGAGGCCGTCGCGGCCGGGCAAACCGAAGCCGAAGTGACCGCGCTGAAGCAGTCGATCCTGCGCGACGCCCACCGCGTGCTCACGATCCACCTCGGAGTGCCACCGCAGAACTTCGAGTGGCGCTGGAACGACGACGACACCTTCCACGAGGGCGGCAACTTCACGCCGCAGAGTTTCTTGGCAGAGTTCACCGACATCACACTCAGCGACTACGTCTGCCTCATCGACGATCCCCGCGCGGAGCACCCCAAGGGCCGCGGTTACACCGTTGCGCACCTCGGCAACGTGGTGGGTGGGGATCCCGTGCTCTACCTCAACACCGACACTGACACGATGAAGCGTCTCGCGGCCGAGACGATCGTCGCGGGGGAGCCCGTTTGGTTTGGCTGCGACGTGGATCCGCAGATGGAATCGAAGCAGGGCGTGTGGTCTGCGAACCTCATCGACTACTCCGCTGTCTACGGCGTCGACCTCGCCACCACAAAGGAAGATCGTGTGCGCTACGGCGACTCGGCGATGACCCACGCCATGCTCTTCACCGGCGTTGACCTTGTCGACAGCACACCCCGCCGCTGGCGCGTCGAGAACAGTTGGGGCATCGAGAAGTTCGACAAGGGATTCTGCACGATGGACGACTCATGGTTCGACGAGTACGTGTTCGAGGTTGTCGTCCACAAGGATCGCCTGCCCGCCGAGCTGCGCGAGGCGCTGACGGCGACTCCCACGGCGCTCGATCCGTGGGACCCGATGGGGGCGCTGGCCTAG
- a CDS encoding aminoglycoside 3'-phosphotransferase: MSLASAPAPGHPVPQAMLDAAGAPVTLVWLNRAGGLTGRVESGQPRFIKWNPAGSGESLAAEAERLEWLRGRHPAPEVLDLIENDGSELLITQALPGRSAVDSVWLARPDDAVRTIAEGLRALHSLPTASCPFDWGVETRIAEVIATGADVPESLQQAPSIDKLVVCHGDACAPNTLIGNAGEFAAHVDLARLGLADRWADLAAATMSLGWNYATHNEDLFWSTYGCDPDRDRLNYYRDLWNA; encoded by the coding sequence ATGAGCCTCGCGAGTGCCCCTGCCCCCGGCCACCCTGTGCCGCAGGCAATGCTGGATGCGGCGGGCGCTCCGGTCACTCTGGTGTGGCTCAACAGGGCCGGCGGGCTCACTGGGCGAGTTGAGAGTGGGCAGCCTCGGTTCATCAAGTGGAACCCGGCGGGATCCGGTGAGTCGCTGGCAGCCGAGGCAGAACGGCTCGAGTGGCTTCGCGGCAGACATCCTGCCCCCGAGGTCCTTGATCTCATTGAGAACGACGGCTCCGAATTACTGATCACACAAGCTCTTCCAGGCCGCTCTGCCGTTGATTCGGTGTGGCTCGCCCGACCCGATGACGCCGTGAGGACGATTGCCGAGGGGCTTCGCGCCCTGCACTCACTGCCGACAGCATCGTGCCCGTTTGACTGGGGCGTCGAGACCAGGATCGCGGAGGTCATCGCAACGGGAGCCGACGTGCCGGAGTCACTCCAGCAGGCGCCCTCGATAGACAAGCTCGTGGTGTGCCACGGCGACGCCTGCGCCCCCAACACGCTGATTGGAAACGCAGGCGAGTTCGCTGCGCATGTTGACCTCGCCCGCCTGGGTCTTGCGGATCGCTGGGCCGATCTCGCCGCAGCGACGATGTCGCTGGGGTGGAACTACGCCACCCACAACGAGGATCTTTTTTGGAGCACGTACGGCTGCGATCCTGACCGAGATCGGCTCAATTACTACCGCGATCTCTGGAACGCGTAA